From the genome of Alicyclobacillus sp. SO9:
TGGAGGACATCTCCGACGCGCGGATTGCGGATATGGACGAGGTGGGCATCGACATGCAAATCATTTCGCTTGCTCCGCCAGCCACCGGCCCTCTCGCTCCCAACGAGGCAACAGCGCTCACCCGGGAGACAAACGACATCGCGGCGGAAGCGGTGCGAAACCATCCTTCGCGTCTTCGGGCCATGTCAACCCTGCCCATGGCGCAACCAAAGGCCGTCGCGAAAGAGTTAGAGCGTGCCGTTGAGCTCGGCTTTGTTGGGGCTATGGTTTATGGTCGAACGGGAGAGACGGCACTTGACGATCCCTGCTACGAGGACCTGTTCGCGGCAGCGGCGTCTCTCAACCACCCAATCTTCATCCACCCCCAGATTCCATCAAATTCCGTCCGTAGGGCATCCTACTCGGGGTTAGGTAATCTGACAGACCTGGCGCTTTCGACCTTCTCATGGGGATGGCACCTCGAGGCTGCCACCGCCGCTCTGCGTTTGATCGCACGCGGTACCTTCGATCGACACCCCCAGCTCAAGATTATCCTTGGGCACTGGGGTGAACTGCTCCTTTCCTGGCAGGACAGGACAGACAGCTTGTCTCGTATCGCTGGCCTAGAGCGTA
Proteins encoded in this window:
- a CDS encoding amidohydrolase family protein, with protein sequence MADTTRLIGIEEHWTTAALTAALKGLPNGIRDESLAFNEMGDNLARLEDISDARIADMDEVGIDMQIISLAPPATGPLAPNEATALTRETNDIAAEAVRNHPSRLRAMSTLPMAQPKAVAKELERAVELGFVGAMVYGRTGETALDDPCYEDLFAAAASLNHPIFIHPQIPSNSVRRASYSGLGNLTDLALSTFSWGWHLEAATAALRLIARGTFDRHPQLKIILGHWGELLLSWQDRTDSLSRIAGLERKVSDYIRSNVFITSSGMFNPALLHHALEATTIDHLLFSTDYPFQRPTQSDVQQLLNEFDNDEERNKFSGDNARRLFGIESSNK